The Primulina tabacum isolate GXHZ01 chromosome 1, ASM2559414v2, whole genome shotgun sequence genome contains the following window.
TATAGATCACGGATGATAGATTCTAGTCTGATATAAATCTGGATCCTTCGACCCACCGGATCTGACCCCGAAATCCGCGGGTCTTGTTTAGattaaatatgttaatatgaaaaCAAAAATTGTCATGTCTTTGCAATTCAGCATTCAATAAAATAACAGCACTATATATTTCCACTTGATTTCACATCCCTTTGCAAATCATGCTTCGATGTACCATTGCAGCACTAGCAATAATTGTAATATATCTTCTAAATAATGCCTAACGCACTTCAGATCATAATGCATTTCCAGTCAGCTACAATTGGCTTCTAAAATGCCTCTATAAAATACCACACGATAGACAAGGACTCCGTGCACCAAAACAGAACTAAATCAGATAGAATGGAAGCATCATCCAAGCGTTTACACATTTTGGGATTCATTCTGATCCTCGGGAACCCATTTTTCAACGGTGCAAACGCAGCCGGAGAGTGCCCGAGATCGACCCCAGACATGGAACTCATGAAGCTGATTCCATGCTTATCTGCAGCTCTAAACGCGAATGCCGTGGTTTCTAGGAGTTGTTGTACTCAGGTTCTGAAACTGGGGAAGAATCCCAAGTGTCTTTGTGCTGTAATGTTGTCTAATACCGCAAAGAGCTCGGGTGTTAAGCTTGAAATTGCTATGACCATTCCAAAGAGATGTAATATTGCTGATAGGCCTGTGGGATACAAGTGTGGAGGTTAGCCTCTGAATTCTTTCTTCAACTCATTTAGTactttttaaatccttcctacATTATATCAGCATCGGTACTCCGGCAGAAAATGTCAACAAGCCaaatatatcaatttttttttattaaaatcaaaCTTTGAATACTCAGTGAACCAAAACAAAAAACGAGACAAAACAgaccaaaaaaatcattttccctATTCTAATTTTAACGTCTCACATCAACGTGTCCGGGCAATTCAGAATCGAGTATTAGCTATTGGAATCTACCATATACACATAGTTTTTTCTGTGTCGACGCTCGTCTTGTGGGGCGTACCGTTATAATAACtgaatttcaagatatttagtactgttaaatatatagttttaatCCTTATTCTTGTAATGTCCTATCTCACATTTATACAACATGCTCGTGTATGAAAAGTTCTATTCcaaattttcttgatttaatAGTCTGTTTTCTTGTGTACTTTGCAGATTACATACTGCCTTAAGCTCTGTGGATGAAGAGTAGTTGTAAGGGGAATATATCGTGTATCAAAATGGGATGATTTCTCTGTTTAATCATCTCATTGTACTTTGTGTGTGgctaataaaaatttatatttcactTCTAATTAAATTCTGAAAAAGATTGTATTTTTCCCGATATATTTCGATATATTAATCGATTTTACGTGATGATAAAAAACGATTAACATTATTTTTCAAACCGAGGGTAATTGAAAACTAAGGTTTAAAACGTTTAATTCAATAAATTTGTCACGCCTCGAGCATGGGTCCGGGCCTGcgcctgcgtgactgcacaatgggcccctatagcaactactccgtattcgtcctcgcttttaCGAACAcgattaacccaagttgctataaAAGTCAATTGTAAgctcattataaactcattttaaatatttaatttttaaaatatgggaCAAGGATATTACAAAATTCGTCAATATTTTCTTGATTAAATATACTTCATATATGTTACATTGTAATTTGTAGCAAAATTTATTAGTAAAAACCATGGGGAAAAAAAAGAACATTACATTGAAGCTTTACAATCATTTTCCTGATACTTGAGGTAAGTTAAAATTCCAATCTTCATCATCACCTTCCCTCTGTTCCTGCAAAATTTCGAATAATATTGTAAATTTCATTTAAATGGTGATAATTACAtaaaacttaattttttttaaaggagGAACAATGGTTTTAGGGGGTAAAAGCGCGTCTTGCAGTAGTTATTTTGTACGAATTTTTTTCGAGAAGTCTTGGTCTAGTTCTCTTCTCATGTATCGATGCACGTGTCGCGTGGTTGTTTAAAGATAACGGTTTTAGGCtgttaaatttgattttttaaataaaaatattacacataaaaattcaaaaaataaaataaaatcatcccGTTCTATCGTCTTATCTGCTGGTCCTGCAAGAAACTTTTTTGTTGAATTACCTGCTATTATAACGTAGAACCGTGGCCAAAACCCAAAGAGAAGGCTTAATAATATAGTGATCCTGAAAATATACCCAGTATTGAACTTAATTTAGTACGTCTCTTACcgcaaaataataataataatggtgacaatgataataaaaaaataaataaaaatttatttaaaaattaaataaatatggaAGTTTTTAATATGGATTATTTTCATATTACCCTTCCACCAGTTTCCTCTGGAGGCACAGTTAGAATTGCTTTCATTTGGATCAGCATCTCCTCCATCTTTCTTTATCTGATCAATTATGTACATGGAagataattaaaaatatgatattttatattatttttatgcatatttattaATGCGAATTCGGTGATAATGACGATGATGATGATCAATCGATGTCGAAacgataaaataaaaataaaaatctagaATCAAACTTGGGGAGGACTAACATTAGGATTCGTTGAAGGATAAAGTTCTTGAGCACCGTAATAGATGGATGAGTTGTAGTAGCAAGGCTCCACTGTGTTATTCAAATTATTGCCTTTTGAAATTTTGGAATCTGTTCATGAAACAAAGGCAACACGACAAAGTTAAATTACTCCTATCATCGATAAATATAGTCATTTGTAACGCTTATTAAAagattaaatgattaaaattgtcaaatatcaaaagaTGTAGGATTAAGAGTCCTCTGTGCATAATTGAGGAATAGTTATTGTTagatcaatttttcataatttattttgttgttgATAACGAACAAAGTTATTACTGCGAAAATTACGGGtatcgacctgcccggtcaggtcgtgggggtTTGGGGGCACCTTTCGCAAGGGGTAAGACAACTATTTGGAAACAACATATTGTTTCATGACACGTTTTCATGAAAGGATGCATTGTTTAATGAAGAGTCGCGTCTGTTCCGAATCAATGTTTCATCTCTATATATATGGCATCATTAGTTCAAGAAAAACATTCGAATTCTAATTTGATTTAGTCACCTACAAATTCAGAATAATTTCATTGTATCctgaaagaaattttaattttcacaTCCATGTGGCTAAAGAGAGggagaaaatatttcttaaaatgAAGCGTTACAAACGTGCTTTCAATTCATTCACACTAtccaaatttcgaaataatcTCTCACCAATTATCATGGTACTGACTCGTAATGATATAATTTGTTTGTTGTCACATCAacaatttcaataaaaaaaatattaggatTGTCAAAAATTGAAATACCGTATTAAAATtcacttttaaaaatatagaagactttgattattTAGTTTTTGTGGGATATTTGTCGAATTTACGAAAAGATTATTAGATTCAACGAAGACAAGATCTATTTACACTAGCATATAAGTATTTTAATAAACATGACAATCCTCCACGGAAAACAAAGAATGAAATATTTAATgcatatattattcttataaaaATCAGACAAACCCGTGGTTGAATTCTTGGAGTTACCACGAGCAAGTGAAGGAGTGGATGTCGATGTGTCTTTGCTGGAGATCTGAAATTCAAACATTAAagtgaaaataaattaaacatttatatatttatagtttattttatattaaaatttcaaatttaaaacaatATCTTATATTCGAGACTCGATTGTGACAAATTTATCCCCAActcaaaaatatataatgaaaagATCTTCGAAGTCATTTTTACTATAACTTTAATAAAAGTCACGAAGGCGATTCAAAAAAAATCCTAATATATTTCAACTCTTGATTAAAAGATAAAGTGTTATAGTGACAAGAAATCAAAATATTCTGTTCTAAAAAAGATCAAAAGATTCCGATAAACACAAACCTTCGAGATACGTAACGTCTAGTTCATCGGTTTTATTACCTTTAGGAAAAAAAAAGTCATAAGAAATTTATTACTTTTATATAATTAAGGAATAGTAGGTCTTTTTGGAGACGGTCTATCTTTTTTCCGTGAGACAGATCGAGCTTAAaatctgtgaaacgggtcaatcatacccatatttataataataagtaatactTTTCGTATAAAAAGCAGTATTTATTCattgatgatccaaataagatatatgtctcacaaaattgattcgtgagatcatctcacaaaaaaaaaattaaattaatgaaataCTTGTTTCCCATGTCtcattttttaatttcaaaatcctATTATATTTTAGTTTTTGAAGTTGTTATATTTCATTGAACAATAGATTGTCAGAATAATTAATGAACAAAATCCTTTCTATGAACATTTATGCATGACCTTGTTTAACTTTATATATGCATGTAAGAATATCAAAGTATTAGGTAGTGGATCGGAGAGATAAATGTATATTATCTAATTTTaatctaaaatatttaaaagagtaCTTATTATAAAACACGTaccataaatattaaaaataattaaaaaaaaccatCGTGCTTGTATATTAttctaattaattacaaaaaacatatttctaaatttctaaatttttatttaataaaaaaaaaattcttacgAGCGTAGATGTGTGTGTAAAAAAAAATGGCGACGAATTAAATGAAGATGAATGTAATTAGCATACAGTGGGTTGTGGAGCAAAGATTGATCCCAAGAGAGGAGATGTCGAAGACTCTTttggaccaaacaagtccatTGTAAAAGACGAAGATGAGCTCCCCGAATGCTTTGATTTCTCCATAATAATATATATcggtattattttatttttattaattataaaatagtaaatttttatgaataataataataataatatataataatataataataataagatgaaGATTTAGGGGAAGGAAGGAAGGAAGTAGATAGATTTATGTTGTAGAGATATGAAGAAAACGAAATAGTGGCATGTATTTATAGGCATGCATGCACCTTTTAACGAAGATATGATATGGTCTAGGGGATGAGAATGTCTccatttcaaaataaacatcaCAAGAATTCTTGAATGgtgataatataatttaaattttttggggaaattcatatttttatcatgtaacttatacattttttttagttAGGTTATCTGTCAATTCATATTATTAAACTattaatttctatttttttttttcaattttagtacTTTTTTGTCGGGATGCTAAAAATGTAAAATGGATAAATGCGAAAAAATGTAAATCACAAAAAATTATGTGAGTCGATCTCCTATTTAGAtcactcatgaaaaatattatgtgAGCCGATCTCCTATTTAGAtcactcatgaaaaaatattatttttttatgccaaaaatattatttattattgtaaatatgaatagggttgactcgtctcataaataaagatttgtgagcttgtctcacaagagacctaccaAATATAAATGAGTTGACCAataacatgatcaaaaatgaaaaaccatatatatatatatatacacacatatatctATATGTATGAATGAATCTTGTTCACAACTTGCATGAGGAACCCAATCAAGTCTGTGAGATCTCATTTCAAATGTTCAATGTTAAATGAACCAAACTTATTTCATTCAATTTCGTCACACGTTAAGTTCATATCCTTTTTTAAATTCCAAGCGAAAAAGCCATGCCATCCTCGCGCGTATCTTTgacataataataaataaaccaAATATACTCCGGAATTGAAATTTACTCGCTCTGCTCAAGGAATTTGGGAAAATTAGGATTTTTGTCACGAATGTTTTTGTTTTCATAATTTCGGTCTTATATATCATCAAAATTGAGTTTTATTTATGTATCTGACAAGTTTTGACATTTATAGTCATTTTTCATCAATGTTGTTGTGATACTACACACGTGATCGTCATGTCGACGCCATATATATCCGTCTCAGGTAAAAAAACGAGAACTTATTCGGagcaaaattgtaattttcacaaccaattttttttataaaataattatattcttGCATTCTATAAAAATgtctcatttaattttttattcccTTCACTATTGAAGTATTAGCTCCACTCCTAATTTGACCTATGACAgcatatgcatgaacatgattcTGAGAACCTTATCCGATTATCTATCCAGTGTTATCTTCTTGGTGGGTCTCTCCCACGTGCCCCCAACTCCCAAGCATGTTTAGAGATGCATCAAAGAATGTGAATTCAAGTCAAATtagtaaataaatatatatatatattcatatcatTTAATCCGAGAGTTTGTATCATCATGATTGATGGATGTAACTAACTTTGATTTATGTGAATGATTACGtggtttcttttaaaaaaaaaaaaccattcattatattgaaaaaaaaagcATTCATacctttgaaaaaaaaatttacaatttgAGGTCTGCATGTTTGTCTTTTCGTAATTTTGGTCTTCTATGTTTTAAAACCAGGTTTTAATTGTATAAATTCTTATTTTTAACAAATTTAGTCATTTTTAATCGGAAGTGAATATATAGCTCTGTACACGCCCGTGTCAGGTCAACACCACAACGGACAAGGACCAAAATTGTAAAAAAGAAAGACAAAAGATAACTAACTTAAGAATGGAACTATAACATAgatgattaaaattataatttcaaaaaGATAAATATACGAgaataaaattgtaatttttttcctATATTATTTTTCTGTAAATAAAATTTGTAGATTTGTAATGCCGAAAAGGATAAATGTCTTAAGATTTTCTTACATATGCCATGACATATGTATGCTTATTCTCATACATTTAGCATATCTTCAGGTCAGACATGTAGATAGTTGACTATTATCGTAGCCAAATCGATATCCTTAATAtgaatatatacatacacacatatatatatatgtatgtatgtatatatatatatatatatttacacatatatataaatttttgaaaCATCGAATTTTGCCTCTTCCGATCTTCTGATATCGTCCGGTTGTCAAAATTCTGGGATCCGTTTCTAtctcaaatgttccattacttTCCTTAAAGATATATACcaaaacatgcataaagttTTTTTCTTCCCAAGATATTTTGATTCTTGggaatatatttattttgacgAATCTGCaggaaaatatttgatttgagaATTAACACAAAGTGGTGAGTTAAACATGCAAACATCAAGTCTAAACTTCCGTTGTTTTTTCTGACCCTTCAGATTTTCTCGGGGCAGCTGGAGAGTTCTATAACTCTCTGTGGGAGCCATGTTGTCCAACTATCAAACACAATGGAAAtggtcaaaaagaaaaaaagaaaaaaggaaaattctcaaattcaatTTTGCGAAttcgtcttttttttttttccaggtTTTTTATCTTGTATGCTGATGCATGCGATCTCAGCGAATTGAATGAGCAGGGTCCGGACAATCCATCGGATCTTATAAGAGTTTTCGTTTTAGGAAAATGATTAAGGAGATATATCTTGTAACTTTAACCTGCAAACAAAgaaatgaactcgtgaatgggcgtcggagTGGTGTTCGTCGTTGCCACTCTGATGCTTAAGTGAGCAGGTGATGGATGAAAGATAAAATGACTATGTATATGTGTGAATATACGTGAATGCTCAAAAGTCCAGAATCCTTCAAATGAAAtacatacctgctatttataggaaggAAATACTACGATTACCTTGTTATCAATGTCCACCTGCTAATTAGGGTAAGGTGGCTGCCCATACCCTACCTTTGATAAATTCTCTGACACGCCAAACCCTTATAGTTCTGATAGTATTGATTGTCAAACATAAGGTAGCCCAACTGCTACACTCGAGTGAAATGCTATTTTCGAGGTAACCCTGGTAGAAAGCCTCCCGGAAACTTGTATGAAAGTCCGGGTTTCTGATAAACCAAGAAGAAGATGTCACGGGTAAGAAGATGTCTCGGACATTCACCTGTCCGGCTTCTGACGTACCCTTCCTGAAGATTTACCGTGATTTGGATTATCCATATAATATCTTGAGTCATTCATGACCCGAACTCTAATAGAGGTATCATCATATGCCATCAAAGTTTTTTGGTAGGCATTGAGGAAAACGACTAAAAGTATAAACTAACCCAACTTATtgtataaatatcaaaatttaacaatttattggGAGTggctaaattttttttcatcaCGGTAATTAGTTTAATATGTTGGGAtattaattaattcaagttCAGTGTTAACTATTAGCAACTTATATACACGTAATGCATGTCTGTCAGCCACTAGTATCTATTCTCTTACCAGTGGATCGTGGCACAAGTATGGGGTAGGtgtgattttcaaaaataaaaataaaaataaagaacgaaatagtttttaaaaaaataaaataaaatgaaagttattaatttttaaaaattaaaatggtgtttgtgaaaataaaaatgtgaaatATGGAGTtggattattaaaaaaaatttttggaaTTACAAAAAAACTTCTTCACTAACATATCAAAGTTAGTTATTCGGATTTAACTTTAATAGATAACTATCAGATTGTGACACATGCCATGCATGTGTTCCATAGAAAAATTagataacaaattttttttaatgaaagttattacttgttgaaattgaaatgatatgaaagaaaataaaatttaaagaaaaaaatgtgTTATATATAGTTGGATAGTTAGAGCGTGTTTTGAGAATTATAAAAAAAGTTTTACCACTATGCCAAATTTACTTAGTATAAAATGAGGTTTAACATTAATAAAtagtataaatatatatatttattatactaTAGACTGAGAAATGACCCCTTAAAGTGTTACTAGTGCACTGGTATACTcgtgatatttttatacaatattttttatcattatttttatttacaatGAAATAAGAATATTATCATAATTAACGAGAGAATAAACTCTAATTTGAATTGATTAAAAAAACAATCggaaaaaattaaatagaccATGACACCAGACTTTTGACTTTATTATGTTTAGACttaataatagtaatagataGATTATGGCAGCTTTGGTGCATTACCAAATTTTATTCTCTAGTGTGGATCCTAGCCCGGCAAACGAGacctaaaaatttaatttagatttttgttgattctataattcttcgataATAACAAGTGCACTTATTAAAACAACCAAAAGAAATATTAAAATCgtggaaatatatttttttatcttattaattttttctattttggaTTCTGGTTCACTAATTATTCAAAGTTTGGTTTGGTTGGAATAAATTAGAATTTATCTTGTttttattcatatttattaaattactgAGGTCACATCAAAAAATTTAGATATAATGCCAGAAAATTGCTAACAAAATATCAGAAAATGtcgatatatccagcactaAGTTTGGACCAAAGTAGCCAGAAAATTATATGATTTGCAAAAGACTtgtgacaaaaacttgtgtgagacggtcccacgggtcgtattttgtgagacagatatttatttgagtcatcaatgaaaaattattactttttaggctaaaagtattacattttattgtgaatatcggaagagttgacccgtctcgcagataaagattcgtgataccgtcttACAATAGACCTACTCGTGACTTATAATTGTTTAGATATAGAAAGCAATATTAATATTGTTGTTTGAGTGACAGTTTTCCGTTATACATATTTCTTGAATACGTAGCTCTTTTCTCGGTCACATTTCATTAAGATTCAGAAATTACAACACATTCAACTGATCAGCTGATTTATTGAATTGATCGTAAAGATCGGGAAAGAAAGCTATATATATTGGAATTAAATTGAAGAATCTGAAGCCGGTACGACAATGGGGCTCCTGACATGGTAAATCCCATCGGACCACACCAAAGAACCCGACTGCACTGCGTCCCCTATAGTCGCTGTAACCTTGACAACAAAAGTCTTTTTCTCTCCAATAGACTTGAACTCGAGAGTGCTAGGATTGACGGTGATACGGACTCCGGATGGTGCCAACACGATTGCTTTGTAAGTCGATGTAGCAGAACCTACGTTTGTGACTGTCCGGTAAAAGGTTCCGCTGGCCGAGGTGCCAGATGTGGCGAAGGTGGTGAAGGATGGATAGTTCAGGTCGTAAACAGTCGCGTTTTTGGCTGAGGAGCAAGTGATGTCTTCTCCGGTGATGAGTTTCAAGTTCTTGCTGCTGTAGCCTTGGCCGCAGAGGAAACTTATGTAGTCTGATTCTGCCAGGTCGTATATTAGGCCGGGGGTTTTGGCCTTAAGGGGATTGATCTGGCCTGATCCATATGCGAATTCCGCATCGATGTTTGTTTTCACACTCATTGGAGTAGCTGGTGATGGAAATAATAATGTTTAATCAGCTTGTGTTTATGACTAAGTAATTCACTCAATGCATGCatgattgatatatatatatatatatttgtatgttAACCCAAAAATACATAATCCTACTTGTAGAACGAcgtgtttttgttaaaaaaggTGGAGTGATGCCAATGTTTTTCTGAAAAAACATTGAACATGTATATTAGTGCCAATAATCGATCCTCACAGAAGGCATGACAATAAGTATAAGACGACATATTTTTAGTTAAATAGaggtattttttttatgattgaaGTTTGACCGTGGTTACTTTCTAAAATTCTATCACagatatttaaaaagaaattaattACCCGTAGTCATTAAAGCAGACTTGACGGCGGAGGGAGACCATGTCGGGTTGAAGGATTTAACATAAGCAGCAGCTCCAGAAGCATGAGGGCAAGACATAGATGTCCCAGATATAATGTTATATGGTACAACTCTACTATCTTCTGGTGATCCTGTCACAGTTGTGGCTTCAGACCATGCTGCTAGAATGTCTACCCCCGGAGCACTAAGATCAGGCtgcaaatatgaaaatattaggGTTTCAATCACGAAACAGGGTCGGTTAAATCTTGAAATAAGATTAAATATTTACTTTCATG
Protein-coding sequences here:
- the LOC142538468 gene encoding uncharacterized protein LOC142538468, which produces MEASSKRLHILGFILILGNPFFNGANAAGECPRSTPDMELMKLIPCLSAALNANAVVSRSCCTQVLKLGKNPKCLCAVMLSNTAKSSGVKLEIAMTIPKRCNIADRPVGYKCGDYILP
- the LOC142538446 gene encoding uncharacterized protein LOC142538446 isoform X2, with the protein product MEKSKHSGSSSSSFTMDLFGPKESSTSPLLGSIFAPQPTISSKDTSTSTPSLARDSKISKGNNLNNTVEPCYYNSSIYYGAQELYPSTNPNIKKDGGDADPNESNSNCASRGNWWKGSLYY
- the LOC142538446 gene encoding uncharacterized protein LOC142538446 isoform X1, yielding MEKSKHSGSSSSSFTMDLFGPKESSTSPLLGSIFAPQPTISSKDTSTSTPSLARGNSKNSTTDSKISKGNNLNNTVEPCYYNSSIYYGAQELYPSTNPNIKKDGGDADPNESNSNCASRGNWWKGSLYY